The window CCTCGAGCGGGAATCCTACGGTAAAGACGAGACCTGGAAGACGCAGGAGGACGTTATGCAGGCCATATACGGGCTCTACCATTTCGTCTCGCCCTATTGGAGCGAGGAGATCTGCGGCCGCGGCCACATGTGGCTGGAGTGTGCCAGCGACAACATTCTGATCGGCCGCGACCGTGCGTCGGTGGATGAAATCCGCGAATTCCGCATGTCCCCTTCGAACAGCAACGACGTGTCGCGCGTCTGGGAGGTGATGTACCAGAACGTGGCCAAGGCCAACAACATCATCAAACTCGTCCCCGACATGAACCTCGACGGGTCGTTCAAGAACCAGGCGTTGGGAACGGCGCTCTTCTTCCGCGGATTCTCGATGCTGTGGATGGTGCCCTACTACGGCGACGACACCAACGGCGGCATTCCGATCATCACGGACAAGACGCCGACCGCCGAAATCGACTCTCCGCGTCCGTCGCACGTGCTTCAGAACTACGACCAGATCATCGAGGATTTCCGCGCGGCCGGCGAGATCCTGCCTTACTATTCGCAACTTCCGGCAGATCAGATCGGTCTTCCGCACAAGGCTGCGGCCTGGGCCTATGCCGCCCGTGCGGCGCTTTACGCCTCGATGTACGATGCGAAGTACTACGATGTCGTGATCGAGATGTGCGACAAGGTGATGAACATGACCGGGGCCGACAAGCGGTCGCTTTACGTCGATTCGTCGGACAAGTCCAAGTCGTTCGCCAACCTCTGGCGCAAGGAGCAGAACCACTCTTCGGAGTACATCTTCTCCCTGGAGGGCAGCAATACCAACGGCGCCCGTTATCACGGCGTATCGTTCGTCAATGCCGGCTGGGGCCTTTACAATACGTGGGGTTATTATACGCCGAGTCTGGAGCTTTACAAAGCCTTCGAGGAGGGCGATACGCGCCGCGATGCGACGATCCTCTCGCCGGGCCAGCACATTCAGTTCATGGGACAGGATATTCTTTTCGCCGGCTATTCGCCCGACGGTTCCGTCTCGTCGATATCCAGCAGAACCACGGCTCACATCTCTGCGGGAATGGTCCTGCGCAAGTTCATGTCTCCGTGGGAGACGGGCAGTTACAGCGAGGTTTCCAACCTGCGCGACAAGCTCTGGAATTCGCTCAACTGCTGCCTGATGCGTTATGCCGACGTGATGCTGATGAAGGCCGAGGCGCTGATCTGGACCAAGGGCGAAGGCGACGGCGAGGCCAAGGAGCTGCTCAACGACATCCGCGAGCGTGCCGGTCTGCCCCGCAACAGCCAGGCCACCAAGGCCCAGTTGCAGAACGAGCGCCGCTGTGAACTCGCTTTCGAATTCCAGCCCAGCCGTTTCGTGGACGTGATCCGCTGGGGGCTGGCTCCGACGCTGCTTACGACGCCGCTGCACAGTGTCATTTCGAAGGGGCAGGACGGTCAGATCGTCACCGAAGAGGTCGAAGTCTATCCGGCCCGGAC of the Alistipes senegalensis JC50 genome contains:
- a CDS encoding RagB/SusD family nutrient uptake outer membrane protein — protein: MKKIIFSICLVVGVLAMSGCADFLERESYGKDETWKTQEDVMQAIYGLYHFVSPYWSEEICGRGHMWLECASDNILIGRDRASVDEIREFRMSPSNSNDVSRVWEVMYQNVAKANNIIKLVPDMNLDGSFKNQALGTALFFRGFSMLWMVPYYGDDTNGGIPIITDKTPTAEIDSPRPSHVLQNYDQIIEDFRAAGEILPYYSQLPADQIGLPHKAAAWAYAARAALYASMYDAKYYDVVIEMCDKVMNMTGADKRSLYVDSSDKSKSFANLWRKEQNHSSEYIFSLEGSNTNGARYHGVSFVNAGWGLYNTWGYYTPSLELYKAFEEGDTRRDATILSPGQHIQFMGQDILFAGYSPDGSVSSISSRTTAHISAGMVLRKFMSPWETGSYSEVSNLRDKLWNSLNCCLMRYADVMLMKAEALIWTKGEGDGEAKELLNDIRERAGLPRNSQATKAQLQNERRCELAFEFQPSRFVDVIRWGLAPTLLTTPLHSVISKGQDGQIVTEEVEVYPARTYNPTYNKVFPIPERAFTGTENLTQNKGY